In Methanobacterium sp., one genomic interval encodes:
- a CDS encoding acetyl-CoA hydrolase/transferase C-terminal domain-containing protein has protein sequence MYKKEYRLKLTAPEEAVKLIKKGDMLVHGLTMAEPPALLEAVAERLREGDLEKMRMFSVLPLDSVCSTILAPDLMDCVEAYCGFVDSGTRGLVSTGLNYYVPNHLHQIPRLLEEFIGVDVCITTVSPMDDAGYFSFGTANDFTSTAARASRVLIVEVNRNMPRVFGDSLIHISEVDAVVENHQNIPDFPCGDKQPEADIIGKKISELVPDGATIQMGIGVLPNAVAEQLENHNDLGIHTEVFGPGMVHLIKEGVVTGEKKTLHPRKHVFTVAQGDQEMLEFMNQNPAMESYPCSYVNNPGVIAKNDRMISINSLIQVDLLGQCNAEYLAGHQYSGTGGQLDFVRGAFDSKEGKSILAFYSTAKNGTISRVVDHLDPGAMVTTPRMDTHYLVTEYGVANLKGKSTRERAHEIINIAHPKFRDELYRKAEDMYLM, from the coding sequence GGGATATGCTGGTTCACGGGTTGACCATGGCCGAGCCCCCAGCCCTCCTGGAGGCGGTTGCTGAACGTCTCCGTGAGGGGGACCTTGAAAAAATGAGAATGTTCTCTGTACTCCCCCTGGATTCTGTCTGCTCCACCATACTGGCCCCGGACCTGATGGATTGTGTGGAAGCTTACTGCGGATTCGTGGATTCAGGTACTCGGGGTCTGGTTAGCACCGGGCTTAACTATTACGTTCCCAACCACCTCCACCAGATACCCCGGCTCTTAGAGGAGTTCATTGGGGTTGATGTGTGCATAACCACGGTTTCTCCCATGGACGATGCAGGTTATTTCTCCTTCGGAACTGCCAACGACTTCACCTCCACTGCAGCCCGAGCATCCAGGGTTTTAATTGTGGAAGTGAACCGTAACATGCCCCGGGTATTTGGGGATTCCCTGATCCACATCTCAGAGGTGGATGCAGTGGTTGAAAACCACCAAAACATCCCTGACTTCCCCTGTGGGGATAAACAGCCCGAAGCAGATATCATTGGTAAAAAAATATCAGAACTGGTGCCAGATGGTGCCACCATCCAGATGGGTATCGGTGTCCTGCCCAATGCCGTGGCTGAACAACTGGAAAACCATAACGATCTCGGTATTCACACTGAAGTATTCGGTCCGGGAATGGTCCACCTCATAAAGGAGGGTGTGGTAACTGGTGAGAAGAAAACCCTCCACCCTCGTAAACATGTGTTCACTGTGGCTCAGGGTGACCAGGAGATGCTGGAATTCATGAACCAGAACCCGGCCATGGAAAGCTACCCCTGCTCCTATGTAAACAACCCTGGAGTGATAGCCAAAAACGACCGCATGATATCCATAAACTCCCTTATCCAAGTGGATCTTCTGGGGCAGTGTAACGCCGAGTACCTGGCTGGCCATCAGTACAGTGGAACTGGTGGGCAGCTTGATTTCGTTCGAGGAGCATTCGATTCCAAAGAAGGAAAGTCGATACTGGCTTTCTACTCCACCGCCAAAAATGGCACCATCTCCAGGGTGGTGGACCATTTAGATCCTGGGGCCATGGTCACCACACCCCGCATGGATACACATTATCTGGTAACTGAGTATGGTGTAGCCAATCTCAAGGGAAAATCCACCAGGGAAAGGGCGCATGAAATAATTAATATTGCCCATCCTAAATTCCGTGATGAACTCTACAGAAAAGCTGAAGATATGTATCTAATGTAA
- a CDS encoding GAP family protein: protein MSDLAGLLAITIPLSWAAAVSPVTLSIFLVIMSMAQKPRLAGFSFYLGAIVVLLLTVLIGIFLGQKLTVSGHADPITMAAIDIFLGAVLFLLGFRNMVSKEHGKSTNILNRLQVDPKTGQLHQFIKYFSIGIIAFLMNFSTAIFVLAAGRAIGVVNAGFTNDATSILLLILITLLIIEIPLLFFIILPDKAHKVMNPVNEWISNHGNLVTGIFCIAIGFFVVYSGLGKLGIA from the coding sequence ATGTCTGATCTTGCAGGTCTTTTAGCAATAACCATACCTCTTTCCTGGGCAGCGGCGGTGAGTCCAGTGACCCTATCTATTTTTCTGGTTATAATGTCCATGGCCCAAAAACCCAGACTGGCTGGTTTTTCATTTTACCTAGGTGCCATCGTAGTCCTCCTGTTAACTGTCCTGATTGGAATCTTTTTGGGCCAAAAATTAACTGTTTCAGGTCACGCTGACCCAATCACCATGGCAGCCATAGATATTTTCCTGGGTGCCGTGCTGTTTCTTCTTGGATTTCGAAACATGGTAAGCAAGGAACATGGTAAAAGTACCAACATTTTAAATCGTCTGCAGGTAGATCCAAAAACAGGCCAACTGCACCAGTTCATCAAATACTTTTCCATTGGAATTATAGCATTTTTAATGAACTTCAGTACTGCCATCTTTGTTCTGGCAGCAGGACGCGCTATAGGAGTGGTAAACGCAGGTTTCACCAACGATGCTACGTCTATTCTCCTTTTAATTCTTATCACCCTTTTAATAATAGAGATACCACTGTTATTCTTCATTATTCTGCCGGATAAGGCCCATAAAGTTATGAATCCAGTTAATGAATGGATCTCCAACCATGGCAACCTGGTAACCGGGATTTTCTGCATAGCCATAGGGTTTTTCGTGGTTTACAGTGGATTAGGAAAGTTAGGAATAGCCTAA
- a CDS encoding NAD-dependent malic enzyme, translating to MREFPKYGGLQFKSIAITVEKEGTKYIRTDLRGSQLLQSSHLNKGTAFSTKERELFNLIGLLPHSVETLDEQLQRAYHQYSLQADDLQKNIFLNNLYHTNETLFFRLIREHIQEMMPIVYTPTAGLAIQHYSDEFRKPRGIYLSYPDREHVDEILDNWSDGEIDLIVLTDSEQILGIGDQGANGIGISVAKLVIYTLCAGINPRRMLPIMIDVGTNNPRLLKDPFYLGWRHPRISSEEYHQFVETVINAINEKFPQVFLQWEDFGKKNARYHLDRYQDVMCTFNDDIQGTGAVAMAALLNALKLTGTPLSHHRVLIYGAGTAGCGIADQIWEQMVKEGLNHQEAYSCFYLMDRQGLVTRDRDNIDYFKAPYACSSTETDEWGPADDPKDLLDVVRNVQPTILIGTSTVHGAFNREVVTTMASHVEQPIIFPLSNPLTLAEASPDDIIKWTEGRALVATGSPFSDVEFQGKSYPVSQCNNALIFPGLGLGIISCQAERVTSGMMDAATIELANSTTDDARLLPEIAQLQEVSKNIGVAVARQAILEGVARTQKDRNIESIVESNIWEPVYVQYKPLTSMENSK from the coding sequence ATTAGGGAGTTCCCAAAATATGGGGGGTTACAGTTTAAATCCATAGCGATTACTGTCGAAAAAGAAGGAACTAAATACATTAGAACTGATCTTAGAGGAAGTCAACTTCTTCAATCTTCACATTTAAATAAGGGCACTGCTTTTAGTACTAAAGAACGGGAATTATTCAATCTTATCGGACTTCTACCTCATTCTGTGGAAACTCTGGATGAACAGCTTCAGAGGGCCTATCATCAGTACTCTCTCCAGGCTGATGATCTTCAGAAAAATATTTTTCTAAACAATCTTTACCATACCAATGAAACTCTTTTTTTCCGCCTTATCCGGGAGCACATTCAGGAGATGATGCCTATTGTTTACACACCCACTGCAGGCCTGGCAATCCAGCACTACAGTGATGAATTCCGGAAACCACGTGGAATTTATCTTTCCTACCCTGACCGGGAGCATGTTGATGAAATTCTGGATAACTGGAGTGATGGGGAAATTGACCTGATTGTTTTAACTGATTCTGAGCAGATACTGGGAATTGGTGACCAGGGAGCTAATGGAATTGGTATTTCCGTGGCCAAACTGGTGATTTACACACTATGCGCCGGTATCAATCCCAGAAGGATGCTCCCCATTATGATTGATGTGGGCACCAATAATCCCCGTCTACTGAAAGATCCATTTTATCTTGGCTGGCGCCATCCACGCATCAGCAGTGAGGAATACCATCAGTTTGTGGAGACTGTGATTAATGCCATAAATGAGAAGTTCCCCCAGGTTTTCCTCCAGTGGGAGGATTTCGGTAAGAAAAATGCAAGATATCACCTTGACCGTTACCAGGATGTGATGTGCACCTTCAATGATGATATACAGGGCACCGGGGCTGTTGCCATGGCCGCTCTCCTCAATGCTTTGAAATTAACCGGGACCCCTCTATCTCATCATCGGGTGCTAATTTACGGGGCGGGAACTGCAGGTTGCGGTATCGCTGATCAGATTTGGGAGCAGATGGTAAAGGAAGGTCTCAACCACCAGGAAGCCTACAGTTGTTTCTATCTCATGGACCGCCAGGGACTGGTAACCCGCGACCGGGATAACATTGACTACTTCAAAGCACCTTACGCCTGCAGTTCAACAGAAACAGATGAATGGGGCCCTGCAGATGATCCTAAGGACCTTCTGGATGTGGTGCGTAATGTGCAGCCCACCATCCTTATTGGCACCAGCACGGTGCATGGGGCTTTCAACCGTGAAGTTGTAACTACCATGGCGTCCCATGTAGAACAACCCATAATATTCCCCTTGTCCAATCCTTTAACCCTGGCGGAAGCCAGCCCCGATGATATAATTAAATGGACAGAAGGTCGTGCCCTGGTGGCAACTGGGAGTCCCTTTAGTGATGTGGAGTTTCAGGGGAAATCTTACCCAGTGTCACAGTGCAACAACGCCCTGATATTCCCAGGATTAGGCTTGGGCATAATCAGCTGCCAGGCTGAAAGGGTTACCTCAGGGATGATGGATGCCGCCACCATAGAACTGGCCAATTCAACCACCGATGATGCTCGACTGCTTCCGGAAATAGCCCAGCTGCAGGAAGTGAGTAAAAACATTGGAGTGGCAGTGGCCAGGCAGGCCATCCTAGAGGGAGTTGCCAGAACCCAGAAAGATAGAAATATTGAGAGTATAGTGGAATCCAATATCTGGGAACCAGTTTACGTGCAGTACAAGCCCCTAACTTCTATGGAAAATTCCAAATAA